The following are from one region of the Erwinia billingiae Eb661 genome:
- a CDS encoding YicS family protein: protein MNFRKTILAGVLFSLTASAVAAPYDDLAYALRQQKIINDLRSHCQIDPAIPDAKIKSTFLHDKQTESQILAVAAALRNKNNDAYGEAIDDIECPDIK from the coding sequence ATGAACTTTCGCAAAACGATTCTGGCCGGTGTTTTATTTTCGCTGACGGCTTCCGCCGTGGCAGCACCGTACGACGACCTGGCTTATGCGCTGAGGCAGCAAAAAATCATCAATGACTTACGCAGCCATTGCCAGATTGATCCCGCTATTCCCGATGCAAAAATAAAATCCACGTTCCTGCACGATAAGCAGACCGAATCGCAGATCCTCGCCGTGGCCGCGGCGTTACGGAATAAAAACAACGACGCCTACGGCGAAGCTATCGACGACATAGAGTGCCCTGACATTAAATAG
- a CDS encoding HAD family hydrolase → MKSKLCALALLCGVGVCQAAADPTLSAWNDTAAKTAIEQWVGHATTPGDPAFIPQKQRYVVFDNDGTLWPEAPVTFQLQFALDELKRLAPAHPEWQSDPLISAALKNDIKTLAASGSKGLFKLVALTHSNMTTEEFTQRVTDWVSTQKHARFGCGYDRLGYLPMRQLLDYLRQNGFKTWIISGGGVDFMRVLAEKMYDIPPEQVVGSFSLSEFSLTDNGTQLRKTMNGAFYDDAAAKPVAIHLFMGHRPVAAFGNSDGDVPMLQYTSANPDVKTFGLLVHHTDSQREYAYDAHPPASGTLVNGLTLAGKYGWTIVDMKKDWKTVFDPALCPGNGTVLTTTTP, encoded by the coding sequence ATGAAGAGTAAACTCTGTGCTCTGGCACTGTTATGCGGCGTGGGCGTGTGTCAGGCTGCCGCCGATCCGACGCTGTCGGCATGGAATGACACCGCCGCCAAAACGGCCATCGAACAGTGGGTTGGCCACGCCACCACGCCGGGCGATCCCGCCTTTATCCCGCAGAAGCAGCGCTACGTGGTGTTTGATAATGATGGCACCCTGTGGCCAGAAGCGCCGGTCACCTTCCAGCTGCAGTTTGCGCTGGATGAGCTGAAGCGGCTGGCACCGGCCCATCCTGAATGGCAAAGCGACCCGCTGATTTCTGCGGCGTTAAAGAACGACATCAAAACGCTGGCCGCGTCGGGCAGCAAAGGGCTGTTTAAGCTGGTCGCTCTGACCCACAGCAATATGACCACCGAAGAATTCACCCAACGGGTGACCGACTGGGTCAGCACGCAGAAACACGCACGCTTTGGTTGCGGTTACGATCGGCTGGGGTATTTACCGATGCGCCAGTTGCTGGATTATCTGCGGCAAAACGGCTTTAAAACCTGGATTATCTCCGGTGGCGGCGTGGATTTTATGCGTGTGCTGGCAGAGAAAATGTATGACATCCCGCCTGAGCAAGTGGTGGGTTCCTTTTCGTTATCTGAATTTTCCCTTACCGACAACGGCACCCAACTGCGCAAAACCATGAACGGTGCGTTCTATGATGATGCCGCCGCCAAGCCGGTGGCGATCCATCTGTTTATGGGCCATCGCCCGGTAGCCGCTTTTGGCAACAGCGATGGCGATGTGCCCATGTTGCAATACACTTCAGCTAATCCCGACGTGAAAACCTTTGGTTTGCTGGTACACCATACCGACAGCCAACGCGAATATGCCTACGATGCGCATCCGCCGGCCAGCGGAACCTTAGTGAACGGATTAACGCTGGCGGGAAAATACGGCTGGACGATTGTTGATATGAAAAAAGACTGGAAAACGGTGTTCGATCCCGCCTTGTGTCCGGGGAATGGCACCGTACTCACCACCACAACGCCCTAA
- a CDS encoding BatD family protein, which produces MRRFLLILLLFSAMPQAAMTLTRELEAPDHLVPGQPVRVAITFWTDSWFNPPPEWPEMTVENGMLLTTSLPNQLVSRREGSTSWSGIKMERQLMAWDGGMLRLPAMDLTLTSAGQPPQTVTLPAIEKQVSWPAGVQQPDRFLPASALSLQQKIQVWRADGERTIHVGDVIERQVTVQAQAVIPAQIPQILFAIPGSGTQRLTPENSLLTEGRGEVIGAQRTERLRYLPATAGTLILPEIKLRWWDTRNQQWQIASLPPASYTIAPARAAGSENVLRAKGTSSLWPAVSIAVALILLAIVGWFMRHALWRTGRFVIQRGLRIWRIVPLPDLATLKRKKT; this is translated from the coding sequence ATGAGACGGTTTCTGCTGATACTTTTACTGTTTTCCGCGATGCCGCAGGCGGCAATGACGCTGACCCGCGAACTGGAAGCACCGGATCATCTGGTCCCCGGACAACCTGTGCGGGTGGCGATCACCTTCTGGACGGATAGCTGGTTTAATCCTCCGCCGGAATGGCCAGAAATGACGGTCGAAAATGGCATGCTGCTGACCACTTCGCTGCCCAACCAGCTGGTTTCACGGCGCGAGGGAAGTACCAGCTGGAGCGGCATCAAAATGGAGCGGCAGCTGATGGCCTGGGATGGCGGCATGCTGAGGCTGCCGGCGATGGATCTGACGCTAACTTCGGCCGGGCAACCGCCGCAAACGGTGACGCTGCCCGCGATAGAGAAACAGGTCAGCTGGCCAGCCGGCGTACAACAGCCGGATCGTTTTCTGCCGGCCAGCGCCCTCAGCCTGCAGCAGAAAATTCAGGTCTGGCGGGCCGACGGCGAACGGACGATTCATGTTGGTGACGTCATTGAACGGCAGGTAACGGTGCAGGCGCAGGCGGTGATCCCGGCGCAGATCCCGCAAATCCTGTTCGCCATTCCTGGCTCAGGTACGCAACGCCTGACGCCGGAAAACAGCCTGCTAACCGAGGGCCGCGGTGAGGTGATCGGCGCCCAGCGCACTGAACGCCTGCGCTATCTGCCCGCCACGGCCGGCACCCTGATCCTGCCCGAGATCAAGCTGCGCTGGTGGGACACCCGTAATCAGCAATGGCAGATTGCCTCGCTGCCACCAGCCTCCTATACCATCGCGCCCGCACGGGCGGCAGGCAGTGAAAACGTCCTGCGAGCTAAGGGCACGAGCTCCCTTTGGCCTGCCGTATCGATCGCTGTCGCGCTCATTTTGCTGGCGATTGTCGGCTGGTTTATGCGTCACGCGTTATGGCGCACGGGCCGTTTTGTTATTCAACGCGGGTTGCGGATCTGGCGCATTGTGCCGCTGCCCGACCTGGCAACGCTGAAAAGGAAGAAAACATGA
- a CDS encoding vWA domain-containing protein: protein MTDFLFIYPWRLLGLLLCPLLWFLASGSRSAWHRIMTKPFARALIHGQRRSLFQVLPWLFAAGCIALAGPSWQKDLPAGMTSQTQVMVILQQDLGMMAQDLPPSRHQRMQPKIEALMSRLPGSHMGLVVYNAQAFLTTPMTNDGAFFRLFLDAQQPTQLPEGEGSGLQAAIALALKNLPQSPTVPHSLLLVADNLSAEDARWLAEQKLPLQVWVPGTAKGGALPEALAARGIDTRLNVPRFEQLRNNGIPVTLATADDDDLPAILQNIQQSVVAQQNSRSDLHWKNSGYLLIIPMLLLLLVWRQQMILLLLIAVSLTTFTPPAAAAWTEAFISPDQQGQRAFNRGDYAEAAAHFTNPLWRGIALYNAGDFPAATSAFLQAPATPDTLLWIGNSYAQQKQWQQALTSYDQALSLRPDWTMAKDNRAKIAHIIMQLRQKERDRQDSQHKEQDETPDAIKNDLKKDQGVKQQDMQATAGNSPQVNQWYDNLSLSPSGLLENLYNSAPAEGK, encoded by the coding sequence ATGACGGACTTTCTCTTTATCTATCCGTGGCGGCTGCTGGGGCTGCTGCTCTGCCCACTGCTGTGGTTTCTCGCCAGCGGTTCGCGCAGCGCCTGGCACCGCATTATGACCAAACCTTTTGCCCGCGCACTCATTCATGGCCAGCGCCGATCGCTGTTTCAGGTGCTGCCGTGGCTTTTCGCAGCGGGCTGTATTGCGCTGGCCGGGCCGAGCTGGCAAAAAGATCTGCCCGCCGGCATGACCTCGCAAACTCAGGTCATGGTGATCCTGCAACAGGACCTGGGCATGATGGCGCAGGATTTACCGCCTTCCCGTCATCAACGCATGCAGCCGAAAATTGAAGCGCTGATGAGCCGGCTTCCCGGCAGCCATATGGGCCTGGTGGTGTACAACGCGCAGGCATTTTTGACCACGCCCATGACCAACGACGGCGCATTTTTCCGGCTGTTTCTCGACGCGCAGCAGCCCACGCAGCTGCCCGAAGGGGAAGGTTCCGGATTACAGGCAGCCATTGCGCTGGCACTAAAAAACCTGCCTCAGTCGCCGACGGTGCCGCACAGCCTGCTGCTGGTGGCCGACAACCTCAGCGCGGAAGACGCGCGCTGGCTGGCGGAACAGAAACTGCCGTTGCAGGTATGGGTGCCCGGCACGGCTAAAGGCGGCGCGCTGCCGGAGGCGCTGGCAGCGCGAGGGATTGATACCCGCCTGAACGTGCCGCGTTTCGAACAGCTGCGCAATAACGGTATTCCGGTAACGCTGGCGACCGCTGACGATGACGACCTGCCCGCCATTCTGCAAAACATTCAGCAGTCCGTGGTGGCGCAGCAAAACTCCCGCAGCGATCTGCATTGGAAAAACAGTGGTTACCTGCTGATTATCCCAATGCTGTTATTGCTGCTGGTCTGGCGTCAGCAGATGATTTTACTGCTGCTGATCGCCGTCTCGCTGACCACCTTTACGCCACCAGCCGCCGCAGCCTGGACTGAGGCCTTTATCAGTCCGGATCAACAGGGGCAGCGGGCCTTCAACCGGGGTGATTATGCTGAGGCAGCAGCGCATTTCACCAATCCCCTGTGGCGCGGCATTGCCCTTTACAACGCCGGCGATTTCCCTGCGGCCACCAGCGCTTTTCTTCAGGCGCCAGCCACACCCGATACCCTGCTGTGGATCGGCAACAGCTACGCGCAGCAAAAGCAGTGGCAGCAGGCGCTGACCAGTTATGACCAGGCATTAAGCCTGCGGCCTGACTGGACGATGGCGAAAGATAACCGGGCGAAGATTGCGCACATCATCATGCAATTACGGCAAAAAGAGCGCGATCGTCAGGATTCTCAGCATAAGGAACAGGATGAAACGCCCGATGCGATCAAAAACGATCTGAAGAAAGATCAGGGCGTTAAGCAGCAGGATATGCAGGCCACGGCGGGCAACTCGCCGCAGGTTAATCAGTGGTACGACAATCTCAGCCTGTCACCCAGCGGCCTGCTGGAAAACCTCTACAACTCAGCGCCTGCGGAGGGGAAATGA
- a CDS encoding VWA domain-containing protein produces the protein MSDLLTHIDFAWPLAGILLLLPLVLHFLPTKERQQEEKVRVPFLPALAGELKLHTPAAKIRWPDRLVFWLVWALLVCALARPEYLMPPQQIIKPMRNMVLILDVSGSMEKNDAQDGITRLQAVQRSVRAFVAQRKTDRIGLVIFASSAWPFAPISEDKQALLARINQLAPGMIGQQTAIGDALGVAVKLLDSSLDRDASRLAILLTDGNDTASQLSPALAAQLAASHHVQVHTIAFGDINSSGEDKVDTALLKQIAQLTGGEALQASTSGKALDSVWQQIDAMTPSQVRTTGFSWHLPLFHWPLMGAMCLLLAFTVLRLIRERRT, from the coding sequence ATGTCTGACCTGCTGACCCACATTGATTTTGCCTGGCCGCTGGCCGGGATCCTGCTTCTGCTGCCGCTGGTCTTGCACTTTTTGCCGACAAAAGAACGGCAGCAGGAAGAGAAAGTCCGCGTGCCGTTTTTACCGGCGCTGGCGGGCGAGCTGAAGCTGCATACGCCAGCGGCGAAAATCCGCTGGCCGGACCGGCTGGTCTTCTGGTTGGTGTGGGCGCTGCTGGTGTGTGCGCTGGCCAGGCCGGAATACCTGATGCCGCCACAGCAAATCATCAAGCCGATGCGCAATATGGTGCTGATTCTGGACGTGTCCGGATCGATGGAGAAAAACGATGCGCAGGATGGCATCACCCGGCTGCAGGCGGTACAGCGATCGGTGCGTGCTTTTGTCGCCCAGCGCAAAACGGATCGCATTGGACTGGTTATTTTTGCCAGCAGCGCCTGGCCCTTTGCGCCCATCAGTGAGGATAAGCAGGCGTTGCTGGCGCGGATTAACCAGTTGGCCCCCGGCATGATTGGCCAACAAACCGCCATTGGCGATGCGCTGGGTGTGGCGGTCAAGTTGCTGGACAGCAGCCTGGATCGAGATGCCAGCAGGCTGGCGATCCTGCTGACCGATGGCAACGATACCGCGTCACAGCTCTCTCCGGCGCTGGCGGCACAGCTGGCAGCATCGCATCACGTTCAGGTGCATACCATCGCCTTTGGCGACATCAACAGCAGCGGAGAGGATAAAGTGGATACGGCGCTGTTAAAACAGATCGCCCAGCTGACCGGCGGCGAGGCCCTGCAGGCCAGCACATCCGGTAAGGCGCTGGACAGCGTCTGGCAGCAGATTGATGCGATGACGCCTTCGCAGGTCAGGACCACGGGATTCTCCTGGCACCTGCCGCTGTTTCACTGGCCGCTAATGGGAGCGATGTGTCTGCTGCTGGCGTTCACCGTGCTACGGCTTATCCGGGAGCGCAGAACATGA
- a CDS encoding DUF4381 family protein, translated as MLAKGFSVPDLAHPALPAAIPWLPLPPGWIVLGALLSAALLVWFCLRLLRWRRNRWRREARRHIRQEQNADGWLAVIKRILLVHHPRDDISTLDRPEALLARLPLDEPDRQLLIGRYCQRDNRLEPDQNARLQQQLSRWLETLPDV; from the coding sequence ATGCTGGCGAAAGGATTTTCCGTGCCTGATTTGGCGCATCCCGCCCTGCCTGCGGCGATCCCATGGCTGCCCTTGCCGCCGGGCTGGATTGTGCTCGGCGCGTTACTGTCAGCAGCATTGCTGGTGTGGTTCTGCCTCCGCCTGTTGCGCTGGCGGCGGAACCGGTGGCGACGTGAAGCGCGACGCCATATCCGGCAGGAGCAAAATGCCGACGGCTGGCTGGCGGTGATCAAACGCATTTTGCTGGTGCACCATCCGCGCGACGACATCTCGACGCTGGACCGTCCAGAAGCCCTGCTCGCCCGTTTGCCGCTGGATGAACCTGACCGACAGCTGCTGATTGGCCGCTATTGTCAGCGGGATAACCGGCTGGAGCCGGATCAAAATGCACGTTTGCAACAGCAACTCTCCCGCTGGCTGGAGACGCTTCCTGATGTCTGA
- a CDS encoding DUF58 domain-containing protein has protein sequence MSSPLVIDRAALMALAGEARRLNNPPGQMPPGAMAGERASKQQGRGLNFDSLRRYQPGDDVRLIDWQATARLRSPWIRLYNEERERPVFLLVDQRLDMYFATRGQSKSVAAATLAGLLAWRSWHDGDRLGCLVFDDETCALTPCRSPKTSLTPLLSHLESYNQRLAEQYPQEVIATMTLAGSLERIAGSVPTGSWLAIISDFHDQDAHSEALLAGLRRRCEISAFVTLDDLHLRLPAQGQLAAWYQDRQTTLSLSPALRSQIQDSVTTRLANQKNRLTRLGIKVNQIVVGEDLLPQLQKGF, from the coding sequence ATGAGCAGCCCTCTGGTGATCGATCGTGCCGCGCTGATGGCGCTGGCTGGCGAAGCCCGCAGGCTGAACAACCCGCCGGGACAGATGCCGCCCGGTGCAATGGCGGGTGAACGGGCGTCAAAACAGCAGGGTCGCGGCCTCAATTTTGACAGCCTGCGTCGCTATCAGCCGGGGGATGATGTCCGGCTGATTGACTGGCAGGCCACGGCCAGGCTGCGTTCGCCGTGGATACGCCTGTATAACGAAGAGCGTGAGCGCCCGGTGTTTCTGCTGGTCGATCAGCGTCTGGATATGTATTTCGCCACCCGCGGCCAGAGCAAATCGGTGGCTGCGGCGACGCTGGCCGGGCTGCTGGCCTGGCGCAGCTGGCATGACGGCGATCGCCTCGGGTGCCTGGTGTTTGACGATGAAACCTGCGCGCTGACTCCCTGCCGTTCGCCGAAAACCAGCCTGACCCCGCTACTGAGCCACCTTGAGAGTTATAACCAGCGGTTAGCGGAACAGTATCCGCAGGAAGTCATCGCAACGATGACCCTGGCGGGAAGCCTGGAACGGATCGCTGGCAGCGTGCCGACCGGCAGCTGGCTGGCAATTATCAGCGATTTCCACGACCAGGATGCCCACAGTGAAGCGCTGTTGGCAGGCCTGCGGCGTCGCTGTGAAATCAGCGCCTTTGTTACCCTCGACGACCTGCATCTGCGTTTACCGGCACAAGGCCAGCTGGCCGCCTGGTATCAGGATCGGCAAACCACCCTTTCGCTTTCGCCCGCCCTGCGCAGCCAAATTCAGGACAGCGTGACCACCCGGCTGGCAAACCAGAAGAACCGGTTGACGCGTCTGGGGATTAAGGTCAATCAGATTGTGGTCGGTGAGGATCTGCTGCCGCAACTACAAAAGGGGTTTTGA